From the Thamnophis elegans isolate rThaEle1 chromosome 11, rThaEle1.pri, whole genome shotgun sequence genome, one window contains:
- the LOC116515007 gene encoding endogenous retrovirus group 3 member 1 Env polyprotein-like: MLRCARILPLVILAFAVFLLLLLLSHCNTDIPAPHRVSHRDAPPTSSFNCSQCIIKVSKGSATTSTLIYSNIPPEGCTQDLPKCIFNRTEFSVCKQGNAVTCHSPAMLTKYNITIWAGLGIVAGSAGPAYLAYLNHTIRSKAEQWTIGIDVCLAMDKIAFRSCGSHAWRETYKHDHKYLCTRNMPNPPEYFLHPCASWGDPKKTVWHGICDHTGGGYRGCYNPLNAAKRTIESFRRMPDSNRVSFTLSKDHPKIEAYELGIDGTGSDPLTYITITIASLKESRSIQWSVYDTIEKLETNAKSIVSEKARNLFLEFATEIAQTLGVTNCFVCGGTNMGEQWPWEALEADPGLLNNLSWGGNLTLRPHASDTAWTLTTNIVGTHCYFRNGSFAVGTLLCKGQWANSSWTSAANISQPEQLNTTTFSYFSSSTRNWTAPVGMYWVCGNLAYEYLPHNWGGSCILAWIKPSFFLLPLTARQNLGIPVYDNWRRKRALDRGEGFGGMQVGNWKDNEWPPERIIAYYDPATWAEDGSWGYRTPIYMLNRIIRLQAVLELAGNRIDRALTAIATAQDKLRTAVYQNRLALDYLLAKEGGVCGKFNLTNCCLQIDETGKVVADLTADLRKLVHVPVQKWTGLMDDAGFLGGIFRNWKQAAFMAGMALLGFLLLPCLIPVIRIIIQSTVESMTQGKNINTAIFDSQHKALLTAFPDEDPEKNDTPFRPLKI, encoded by the coding sequence ATGCTGCGATGTGCCCGGATTCTTCCCCTGGTGATCCTCGCGTttgctgtcttcctcctcctgctcctgttaAGTCACTGTAACACCGACATCCCCGCTCCACACCGTGTATCCCACAGAGACGCCCCCCCTACAAGCAGCTTCAACTGTAGCCAATGTATCATTAAAGTATCCAAAGGATCGGCAACTACCAGCACGCTGATCTACTCTAATATCCCCCCCGAGGGATGTACTCAAGATCTTCCCAAATGCATTTTTAACAGGACTGAATTCAGTGTCTGCAAACAGGGCAATGCCGTGACTTGCCACAGCCCAGCAATGCTTACCAAATACAACATTACCATATGGGCCGGTCTCGGCATTGTTGCTGGGAGCGCAGGGCCAGCCTACCTTGCATACCTTAACCACACCATCCGCTCAAAAGCTGAACAATGGACTATTGGCATTGATGTCTGCCTGGCCATGGACAAAATAGCCTTTCGCTCTTGTGGCTCCCACGCCTGGCGAGAAACCTACAAACACGACCACAAATATCTTTGCACCCGTAACATGCCAAACCCCCCTGAATACTTTCTTCACCCCTGCGCATCATGGGGAGACCCAAAGAAAACCGTCTGGCACGGGATTTGTGACCACACTGGTGGCGGCTACCGAGGATGCTACAACCCCCTGAATGCGGCTAAACGGACTATTGAATCCTTCCGTCGGATGCCTGACAGCAACagggtctctttcaccctctcaaAAGACCATCCTAAAATTGAAGCCTACGAACTGGGGATTGATGGAACGGGCAGTGATCCACTTACCTATATTACCATCACAATTGCTAGTCTTAAAGAATCCAGAAGCATACAGTGGTCTGTTTATGACACCATTGAGAAACTTGAAACCAACGCGAAATCAATTGTTTCTGAGAAAGCTCGCAACTTGTTCCTAGAGTTTGCCACTGAAATCGCTCAAACCCTGGGGGTGacaaattgttttgtatgtggaggcACAAACATGGGCGAGCAATGGCCCTGGGAAGCTCTAGAAGCTGACCCAGGATTACTGAATAATCTCTCCTGGGGTGGGAATCTCACACTACGACCCCACGCTTCCGATACCGCCTGGACATTGACTACCAATATAGTAGGTACCCACTGTTATTTCCGCAATGGCTCCTTTGCAGTAGGCACTCTCCTCTGCAAAGGCCAGTGGGCCAACTCCTCATGGACCTCGGCTGCCAACATCTCCCAGCCTGAGCAGTTGAACACCAcgactttttcctatttttcctctTCAACACGGAACTGGACTGCCCCGGTGGGAATGTATTGGGTATGTGGAAATCTTGCTTATGAGTACCTCCCTCACAATTGGGGAGGGTCCTGTATCTTAGCATGGATAAAACCCTCCTTTTTCTTACTACCCCTCACTGCTAGACAAAACTTAGGAATTCCTGTGTATGATaattggagaagaaaaagagcCCTAGACCGGGGGGAGGGTTTTGGGGGGATGCAGGTTGGCAATTGGAAAGATAATGAATGGCCCCCTGAACGTATTATTGCTTATTATGACCCCGCAACATGGGCAGAAGATGGGTCGTGGGGCTACCGAACACCAATTTATATGCTCAATAGGATTATACGGTTACAAGCTGTTTTAGAATTAGCCGGGAATCGCATTGATAGGGCACTCACCGCCATAGCCACAGCACAAGATAAGTTACGTACAGCAGTTTATCAAAACCGCTTAGCTTTAGACTATTTACTAGCTAAGGAAGGGGGAGTATGTGGGAAGTTTAATCTGACAAATTGCTGTCTTCAAATTGACGAAACTGGCAAGGTAGTGGCCGATCTCACCGCGGACTTACGGAAATTGGTTCACGTACCCGTGCAAAAATGGACAGGATTAATGGATGATGCAGGCTTCCTGGGAGGAATTTTTCGCAATTGGAAACAAGCCGCCTTCATGGCAGGCATGGCGCTCCTAGGGTTTCTCCTTTTGCCCTGCTTAATCCCAGTGATCCGAATCATCATTCAATCCACAGTAGAAAGTATGACACAGGGCAAAAACATTAACACAGCAATCTTTGATTCGCAACACAAAGCCCTGCTAACAGCATTCCCTGATGAAGACCCAGAGAAAAACGATACTCCCTTCCGACccctcaaaatttaa